From the Bacteroidota bacterium genome, the window AGTATGATAAATGGATATATTTCCTTTTTCTTTATCGTGATATTTTATTGCATTGCTAATCAGATTAGAAAATACTTGCTGAAGAGGCATCAATTCTGAATTCAATATGGGCATTTTATGGTCAATATTGATTTTGAAATTCTCAGAAATATTGATTGAATCAACAATGTCTTCAACTAAATTAGTCACATTGATTTCTTCTTTTTGCAAATTCTGACGGCCTATTCGTGAATAATCAAGTATACCGTTAATTAAGTTTTCCATGCGGTGAACGCGTCCTCTCATCAAACTTAAATGATTGCCAATTTCTTCTGGAACTTCACCAAAATCCTCAACTATCCACTCGGATAAATTGTTAATGGCTCTTAGCGGTGCTTTGAGATCGTGTGAAACGATATAAGCAAATTGATCAAGTTCTTTATTCGTTTTTTCAATTTGCTGAGTATATTCAACGAGTTTCTTCTCGCTTTCTTTTTGCTTAGTTATATCCTGTGCTACCAGAACAGATATATTCTTATTAAAATCTTTCAATTTGTTAACAGACAAAAGAACAGGCAATTCTTTACCTGATTTAGTTTTGAAACTGGTTTCGATTAAACTGCCAGCTACAAGTTTGGTATTCCCTATTATTTTTGACACATCTTGCCCAATAATGGATTCATTACTGCAACCCAATTTTTGACAAGTAGTAGGATTTACCGTTTTGATTTTATTATT encodes:
- a CDS encoding PAS domain S-box protein: MVFLGGALFVYLVIRASLTSSLKLIETASAKNYLNDIFQTMGNILIVLDENNKIKTVNPTTCQKLGCSNESIIGQDVSKIIGNTKLVAGSLIETSFKTKSGKELPVLLSVNKLKDFNKNISVLVAQDITKQKESEKKLVEYTQQIEKTNKELDQFAYIVSHDLKAPLRAINNLSEWIVEDFGEVPEEIGNHLSLMRGRVHRMENLINGILDYSRIGRQNLQKEEINVTNLVEDIVDSINISENFKINIDHKMPILNSELMPLQQVFSNLISNAIKYHDKEKGNISIYHTVPNGKYEFIVKDDGPGIPVEYQERIFGIFQTIEARDTRESTGIGLSIIKKIIEEKGGKVWINSEEGKGAEFHFTWPKK